CATACTTATGGTTTCAAAGACATTTGGTAAGGGGATTGGTGGTAAAGTTGGTTAAAAGTAACTTAAAAATGCCATCAATATTGATCGTAAAAGTAAGTTCTTCTTTATAGCAATATATACATAGAAGAACCAAACATaagaaaaaaagtatatcaattgATCGTCAATAGACTTGAAAGATAGACTTTCTATGCCCGGCATACTGCACAAATCCTAACACCTTACATAAAGAAAATTACTGCTCATTTTAGTTCAACTTCCTATATATGATTACATGGATTGTTCTACTCTTGACCCCATTAGCAGGTTCTAGTCAAGCAACAAAGCATATTAATTAAGTCTATTATTATCACGCAACACACATCACATTAAGATACTCCTAGAGAGATCCTTCCACACCTAAAAAACCTACAATGGAAAACAAATATATGGTTTGTAGATTAGTGATACTACAGCCTCAAGATCATTTATGCACAACATGGCCTAAACTCAAATCCTGTACCAATGTCCCAACAGGGCCTAAACTCAAAACTCAAAAGATTATGAAAACTCACTTTATCATCCATCAGCAACATATCCAAGCTGGTTACTTCACTTCCCATTATCCTTTTTTGATATCCAGACTCAAGAGTCGTACCTACACTTAATCCATTCGAGGAACTTGATTGAAGGTCTTCTGTGGTTTTTACTTTGGAATACTTTTGGGGTGACTGCATCGAATATGTAAACCCATTATAACCACCTGCATGTGAATGTTATAACCACCTGCATGAGAATGGAAATGGGTATATAACGGTATGTAACTTTCATGACGACAACAATGAGTGATAATTTTACCGTTTCTTTACAATTCATGATGAAAAAGAATTACAAAAACTTTCATGGGATACCAACAAAAAAAACGGCTCACATGTGCACAAAAACTATCATTTTAATTTACTATGCAGGAAAAAATGAAATTTAAAGTCGTGAGTTTTTATCGAAACATAATCCACTATAGTTACATTCAGGATGACACTATCATTAGTATTAGCATCCATGATTTTTTCATCCTATGCACAAACACAATCATTATCAATAAATCAAAATCACTTGAGCTTTTTAGCAAATGGGTTAAATACTTCAATATGATTCCTTTGCTTTTGGTGCAAAGGAAGCCGTAAGAGGAACAACGAGTAATTTTCTTTGATAAAATGACCGTTAATCATATATCATGAATATTGATGATTCCATAATTGTCATGCCTATCTAATGACTTTAGGTATAATAAGAACAAAACAAACAGGTAGCATAAAaacaaaacacacaaaaaaacatTAGAAATACTTACTCACACAGTAGAAATAAACAGTAGAAACACTTACTCCCTCATTAGAAAGAACAATGGGGATCAATTATCAATGGCTTCCAGAAGCCCCGGTAATGGATTACACAGAAACCCCAACAACTTCTTCAAGAACTGATTTTCCTGAATTTTAAAGACAAAAATTATCTATCTCTTAATGCATAAAAAATTCTCAAATTAAACTCATATACACAGAATAAAAATTGTAGCaatcaaatcaaacctaatttcagATACCCAAGTGAGAAAGAGAAAAGTTCATAATCACTCATTTACAGATTTCATAATCTACACAGGAATCAACAAAGtccagaaaccaaaaaaaaaaaatcaattgaatgaacaaagtaatcaattgaatgaaaaatgaattacCTAAGATGTTTGGAACTCTGATGATTTTCTGAATCCAACAATCAAAACCTACATTAGAACAATAATAATCCTATTAAAACTCAAAGCAAATCAAACTATAACCCAAAGAATCGACTAAAAACTAACCGCACATTACCTAGTAGAGCTGAAAGAGAGTGGGACTGAAACTGGGCAAGATGATCACCTCGCCCAGGGTTTATATAGTGGAACATTTTTGAAAGGATCCTGTTGCATGTAACGTTTGAAGTTATTATTAGGTCTTTAAAGAATTATTTGTTTTGTAAACGTGAATATCATGGCTTGTAAAGAAATTTTATAACTGAATAGGAGATCAATGTACGATtcgtaactgaagaaaatcatAGGAGGGGGAGAATATTAATGGAAACCACTTGATTATCAGGCAGATTGATGCCCTAAGTTGGTGCTCGTATTCATGGTTTTGCGGACGGAGAGATAATAATGAATGAGTGATTCTGGACGGTTGGATGGGGCGTTAAACATGGGTTAGTTCTTAGCCGTGATTTGTCTCTCAACTTTCTGAATTTTGAGAGCAAATGATGGCCGTGGATGCACTAAAAAACTCATCCACAACCATCCGATtttacaaaaaccattttttttttgtaagatagatagcCCATATCATATTTCCTGACTCGGACGTCCCGGGTGTCGGAAATGGTTTGTTTGAAGCCTCCCCTGGGAATTTTCACACGCGTGGGGAGTAATTCCAATCCCTCCTGGTTGTTGAATCATAGTTTATGATGGGATTGTCAGAAGAATTCTTCTGGGTTAGTAATTTTATTTAACCTTCGACTTTTAGTATTTGTTTGGAAAAATTACCACTATAGTTTTAGTTATGCTTATAATTAACCCATAATCAATTTACTGGAAGGGTTAACTATATTTTTCTCTTGGGACATATAGTCCGGCATAGGCCAAATACTCCGGCATAAGAAGTATAATTGGGTCACAATATCAACGAACATAGATAACCACGTAACAATTAGCCCTCCAAAAACCATCATGGGTTTGGAAATGAGTCATGCCTAAGTACGATTCCAAAGATAAACTTTTCAAAAAACATTGAAATATATGTATGAAATATAATAAAAGTGATACATAAGCAATTGCGATTGCAATtactaaaacttaaaaagatCATATCCTCGGGTATCACTGTGAAAAATGTATAAAAACCATTGAATACCCAAAGCTATAAAATGTGGTCCCGCAATAGTAGTGACATCGATAAAACATGAAAAAGCTCATTAATCAACTTAAACAAAAAACCTGCAAATATGAACCAAGTAAACATAAGGGTTGTTGTTGGTTCAACACCACTGTGTACAGTCATTTGGAGTACTTCTTAAAATATTCGCGTTTCTGCACAAAACTAGAAGATGATTTAGATGTTGCTAAATGCTACTGCTAAAGCATTCTTAATTCTTACTGCATCCTGAAGAGATCACAGTAGAACCTTGAATACCATTGTCCTGTTTATAAGATTTTGTTTCCTCAAGGAAGAGTAGTTTTCGTAGACCAAGTCCCTGCACCAATTTTGATATCTACCTTCACTGGGTCACTTCCTATTTCAAAGACCAAGGTACCAAATGAAAAGAATGTGTTCAAagaccaaaagaaaagaaaacgaagGGAACAACAGAAACGTCATAGATCAGACTCTTAGGCAGCCACCAACAATGGGTCAAAAATTTAAGAAACCTTAATGATTCTGACATACTGGGCAAGAAAAACTTTAGGATATTAAAATTTACAGAAATGAATTCATACACTTATTAGTAAACCGAAACAACGGGAATCCTTGTTGTTACATCATAACTGGAAACCAAGGTAGGTAAATGcgtaagagagaaaaaaaaagacaaatttAACATCATAACTAAAACAAATGGAATAATCCATTTCTGAAAAGGAATTAACCGATATTTGTGTGTGTGTTTACACTATATCTGGACACCGAAATTAGTAAAttgcagaaaaggaaaaacatctAGTATATACTGACTAAAATGCTTTCATTataaaaattataattgtttgttatcctagcacgggtcatatcctagaTCACTGCTTAATTTCTTATGTCCAAGAATAATTGTGTGATAACAAATAACGAGTAATTTTCTTTGATAAACTGACCGTTGAGTTAATCATATATCATGAAGAAGGATGATTCCATAATTGTCATGCCTATCTAATGACTTTAGGTATAATAAGAACAAAACAAACATGTAGCATAAAaacaaaacacacaaaaaaacagTAGAAATACTTACTCCCACATTAGAAATAAACAGTAGAAACACTTACTCCCTCATTAGAAAGAGCAATATGGATAGATTATCAATGGCTTCCATAGGCCCCGATAATGGATTACACAGAAACCCCAACAACTTCTTCAAGAACTGATTCTCCTGAATTTTTTTAAGACAAaaattatccatctcttaatGCATAAAAAATTCTCAAATTAAACCCATATACACATAATAAAAATTGTagcaatcaaatcaaatctaatTTCAGATACCCAAGTGAGAAAGAGAGAAGTTCATAATCACTCATATACAGATTTCATAATCTAGACAGGAATCAACAAAGTCcagaaaccaaaaataaaataaaaatcaattgaaTGAACAAAGTAATCAATTGAATGAAAAATCAATTACCTAAGATATTTGGATCTCTGATGATTTTCTGAATCCAACAATCAAAACCTACATCAGAACAATAATAATCTTATTAAAACTCAAAGCAAATCAAACTATAACCCAAAGAATCGACTAAAAACTAACTGGACATTACCTAGTAGAGCTGAAAGAGAGTGGGACTGAAACTGTGCAAGATGATCACCTCGCCCAGGGTTTATATGGTGGAACATTTTTGAAAGGATCCTGTTGCATGTAACGTTTGAAGTTATTATTGGGTCTTTAAAGAATTATTTTTTTGTAAACGTGAATATCATGATTTGTAAAGAAATTTCGTAACTGAATAGGAGATCAATGTACGATTCGTAACTGAAGAAAATCGTAGGAGGGGGAGAATATTAATGGAAACCACTCTATTATCAGGCAGATTGATGCCCTAAGTTGGTGCTGGTATTCATGGTTTTGATAACAGACGGATTAATGGTTTTGATAACGGACGGAGAGATAATAATGAATGAGTGATTCTGGATGGTTGGATGGGACGTTAAACATGGGTTAATTCTTAGCCGTGATTTGTCTCTCAACTTTCTGAATTTTGAGAGCAAATGATGGTCGTGGATCACACTAAAAAATTCATTCATAACCATCCGATTTTACAAAAACCATTTATTTTTATAAGATAGATAGCCTATATCATATTTCCTAATTTGGACCTAGGGACATTTATTTCCTAACTCAAACAGGTTCGAGTTAGATATAAGTCAAGTCGCGAATCAAATCTGAAATCAAACTATACATCTGACTTGGTAGGGGCCTAGTCAGATCCAGACGGCAGAGAAAAAAACAAGCCTTTATCAGCATCTCTCACCGTCTACGACCTGCGCCTTATCTGCCGATAGCTTCGCCGCTGGAATTCAATCTGATTGCAAACATTTGTATAACCCTAGTTCACCAAGATGGAATCTCGTCGTTCATAAGATAAAGTTAGTCATATGACACGTGGATAATTTCTAGGTGGGTTCATCAGAACTTGAATTCTTTTGAGACAGCAAAATCCTAAGAGATAGCAAGGATCAAATTTAGTTCTTATTTCTTTCCCGCTTGACAGTTGCCCCCTCCGCAGTCACGCCGTGCTTTATCTAGGGTTTTAAAtccttgaccaaaagaaaaaagaaaaaatggagaCTTCTCTGAGATATGGAGGAGACTCAAAATCTGTGAGATTTCACGCCAAGGAGAAGTTCCCTATTGACAGCAAAACTTATTTGCAGGTTATTTTCTCTTGCATTTAGGTTTTCTTTTCTCGTTCTCTGTTGTAGTTACTCTAATTGCTTTAAACTTGTACTTGGAAACCATTTAATTTTTTGCTCATAATTGTATTATTGTTTATTAGTTTCTTTGTAGATATGAACTTAATATGTTAATATTCGTCTTTGAATTTCTCTGTTGATTTTACCTAACCAAACACTGTACATAAATTTCTGTCGTTGAGCTTGTATTACCTTTATGCCATATGTAGCTTGGGGCAGACATAGTTGTTAAATTGATGATGAGATAACGAAGATGCATTATAAGTTAACATGTTGTGCTATTATTAGTTTACACCAATGATTCGTTTATTCGATTCATAAAACTTAGGATACAGTATCAGTTGAAATTATATGGAACTCGGATTCTTTGATATTGATTGGATAATATGTGTGCTTAAACAAAAGAATTTACCTTCACAAATCTATCTTGGGCATCATCTTTGAACATGATATCCTTCACACACTGTTGCTATAGATTAACCAAGGTGCAAAATTTTCTGAATAGAACTATTGTCTTCTTATGACAGGTTAATGGGGAGTTGGATACAAATGTTGGAGGTCCTACTTATTGTAGTGCAATCATTAGACATTTTTACCCTGAGGTATACACATTGTATTCCCTGAGCTTGCAGTTACAGATTCAAATTGATGTTGTCTAAAATCTACTTCAAGTAAATGTTTATATTCCAAAGTTGTCTAAAATTCTATCTTGTAAAATCAAATGTCTTTAGCTATCAGCAAGCCTTGGAGTAGGTCTGCAGTATAATCAACATGAAAAGCTTAGATATACTGTGCGTGGAAAGAAGGCGTTTCCTCTTACATCCAGTGGGTTACTAAATTTTGTCGTCAAGGGAAGATGTGATGCAGATAAAGAATTTAAAGAGGTCTGTATTTCTAATCAGGAATCAATATAGGCTGAGAAGGGATTTTAATGTTGTGTGTGTGGAGATTGGATAATGATACTCGTGCAGTCTAGTGTGTATGATATTCTTGATTCTTTTCATCTAGATGTATAGCGAAACAAAGACACCAGCTGAATAATTCCCTTTTAGTTCTGATATAAGTTTATGCACTGGCGTAGTGCATCAGTTTCTACAGAGCTGTGATTCAAAGTGTAAATTAGTTTGAACTTTGATGTCTTGAATTCGATTGTGGCTGAATTCCCACTTCTAGATTTTAGTTAGAAAAGGAAGATGGGCTCAGTTGTGATAGTGATTTGCCGTTTCATTTGTATCTAACCATACCCTGGTTGCCACCCCAGCACTGTTTTAGGACAAACTACCTACATCTGTAGTTGGTTTTCCAAATTCATGACTTGAACTGTATAAGTATATTGCCTCTGGTACTCGGAAGTATCTATGCATCTTTTCCTTGTATGTTAAACAAAACCTTATTGCCAATTTTCACAGGAGAATCAGGCACTCTTGCACTTTATTGTAAAGTTCACTTCTCATACTTGTTTACTCTATCATGAAGTTTGATTTCCTTGTAGAAACACTAATCGGGTTTGTCTCTCATATCTACCTCGTGTTCAATATTTTTAATAACAGAGAAAGGGAAGAGGAGCGGCTGAATTTACTTTGGCCGTGCTCAATTTTCAAAAGGACCAAGATGTAAGATTCAAAATAGGCTATGAGATGCTTGAAAAGGTATATATCATTATCTTTTATGTGTGTAACATGATTATGTGGAATCCAATATTTAGCCTGAACTTCGTACCATCATTTCACACAAAAGGGGTGAACTCTCTCGGTTTTATAGAATGCACAAGCTTAATCCGGATTTTGATGCATTGGTTCTTTAATGTTTTCTTTGGTTACTTCAATTCAACCCTGCCATGATTTTATTCCAGGTGCCATACTTTCAGATAAGGGAAAACAACTGGACACTCAATGCCAACATTGACGGCAAATGGAATATTCGATTTGATCTATGAAGTGGCAGGACTAGGTTTACTATATTTATCATCTGTTAGTAGTATAATAATAGAAGCTAAACTTCTTTTACATTATTCTTTGTCCGCCTTACCATGAT
This is a stretch of genomic DNA from Papaver somniferum cultivar HN1 chromosome 1, ASM357369v1, whole genome shotgun sequence. It encodes these proteins:
- the LOC113332436 gene encoding outer envelope pore protein 21, chloroplastic-like, which translates into the protein METSLRYGGDSKSVRFHAKEKFPIDSKTYLQVNGELDTNVGGPTYCSAIIRHFYPELSASLGVGLQYNQHEKLRYTVRGKKAFPLTSSGLLNFVVKGRCDADKEFKERKGRGAAEFTLAVLNFQKDQDVRFKIGYEMLEKVPYFQIRENNWTLNANIDGKWNIRFDL